From the genome of Candidatus Hydrogenedentota bacterium:
CAGAAAGACAGCTGCGCCATGATTGTGTTGGGACCGGAACCGGATAAAGTATCAAAGGAAATACGCTTATAGCTATGAAACATTTACCGATACCTATACATCAGCTGCCGGGCAATGAAGACCTTGCCTTACCCGCCTATGCAAGTGAACACGCAAGCGGCATGGACCTATGCGCCGCTTTAAAAGAACCCCTTAGCCTGCCGCCACTGGCACGATACGCCGTTCCAACGGGCATCTGCGTGGCTATACCGCCGGGCTTTGAAGGGATGATCCGGCCGCGCAGCGGATGGGCGTTAAAGGCGGGTATTTCCATGGTGAATACACCGGGTACCATTGATGCGGACTACCGCGGCGAAATCAAAGTGCTGCTTATAAACTTGAGTGAAGAAACGGTGACCATTAAACGCGGCGATCGGATTGCGCAATTGGTTGTGGCGCCTGTTGCCCGTGTTGAATGGCAGCTTCGCGCTTCGCTTGACCGCACATTGC
Proteins encoded in this window:
- the dut gene encoding dUTP diphosphatase, with product MKHLPIPIHQLPGNEDLALPAYASEHASGMDLCAALKEPLSLPPLARYAVPTGICVAIPPGFEGMIRPRSGWALKAGISMVNTPGTIDADYRGEIKVLLINLSEETVTIKRGDRIAQLVVAPVARVEWQLRASLDRTLRGEGGFGHTGI